The proteins below come from a single Benincasa hispida cultivar B227 chromosome 4, ASM972705v1, whole genome shotgun sequence genomic window:
- the LOC120076261 gene encoding uncharacterized protein LOC120076261 has product MEVKLEKMQFLGIFGILQEAYKIIYTWRKIFSQITLFLIFPLSLFFLAYIHISNHMAQKILFQITQTKSQKGPPRFVNLSDLVMSYELAYFSLFIIVYSIFLTIISIPSTSVVTHVVACIYTDDNEKVSFTRSLKVVTKVWKRVMITSFYSLGFSFTYDSVAACVLLLIFRVIIFRYRFYWHIKASILIVFMVMYMVGSLYLSTIWMLSKIVSVLEESYGFKALMKSQRLFRGKMVAATILIFFQVVVCGALLGMISKSVLGIFCLVLFIHFLLYKVVVLTILYFVCKLYHREDIDMSDFSSLVEIYVSLKANDVQVETESLLV; this is encoded by the coding sequence ATGGAAGTAAAACTTGAAAAGATGCAATTCCTTGGGATCTTTGGCATTCTCCAAGAAGCCTACAAGATCATCTACACATGGAGAaaaatcttttctcaaatcactCTATTCTTAATCTTCCCTCTATCCCTTTTCTTCTTGGCTTACATCCACATTTCAAATCATATGGCTCAAAAAATCCTCTTCCAAATAACTCAAACCAAATCCCAAAAGGGTCCTCCAAGATTTGTCAACCTTTCTGATCTCGTCATGTCATACGAATTGGCCTATTTTTCGCTTTTCATCATCGTCTACAGCATCTTTCTCACCATCATTTCTATCCCTTCTACCTCCGTCGTAACCCATGTTGTAGCCTGTATATACACCGACGACAACGAAAAAGTTTCTTTCACACGAAGCTTGAAAGTTGTAACCAAGGTTTGGAAGCGAGTTATGATCACATCGTTTTATTCTTTAGGATTCTCTTTCACATACGATTCGGTGGCAGCTTGTGTTCTTCTTTTGATATTTCGAGTGATCATCTTTAGATATAGGTTTTATTGGCACATCAAAGCTTCGATATTAATTGTGTTTATGGTGATGTATATGGTGGGATCATTGTATTTAAGCACAATATGGATGTTATCGAAGATTGTTTCTGTATTGGAAGAGTCGTATGGGTTTAAAGCGTTAATGAAAAGCCAAAGGCTATTTCGAGGGAAGATGGTGGCTGCAACAATCCTTATATTTTTTCAAGTGGTAGTTTGTGGGGCTTTGTTGGGGATGATCAGTAAGAGTGTTCTGGGGATTTTTTGTCTCGTGTTGTTTATCCATTTCTTGTTGTACAAGGTTGTTGTGCTGACGATATTGTATTTTGTTTGCAAATTGTACCATCGTGAGGATATCGACATGTCAGATTTCTCAAGTCTCGTTGAAATTTATGTGTCGTTAAAGGCTAATGATGTTCAAGTCGAGACTGAGAGCCTCCTAGTGTGA